A window of the Argopecten irradians isolate NY unplaced genomic scaffold, Ai_NY scaffold_0464, whole genome shotgun sequence genome harbors these coding sequences:
- the LOC138312775 gene encoding uncharacterized protein: MDIKVFLIFLVIICVVQQGPVAYRGITCVEPEPGYTKIILNYLTARDFPKACPTHGYLLLTIGNEVFYTMLRGIVSLMIVYAYVYAPLIGKRTKQRWRTVRSMFREWRARRSLCRFCGTDPCQAKRASWKRFEPRVWNVVDFEKRAHAMKMFSQGLELSVDLTKELPRDELYWARKYRDYFEEEHLALFPLCVQRQINAWYPLPY; the protein is encoded by the exons ATGGATATCAAAgttttcttgattttcttgGTAATCATTTGCGTCGTGCAGCAAGGCCCTGTCGCTTATCGAGGCATTACATG CGTGGAGCCCGAACCaggatatacaaaaataatcttaaattatCTCACCGCCAGAGACTTTCCGAAAGCCTGTCCAACGCATGGCTATCTGCTGTTG acgATCGGAAATGAGGTGTTTTATACCATGCTACGTGGAATTGTTTCTCTGATGATTGTTTACGCATATGTCTATGCACCACTGATTGGAAAGCGCACCAAGCAAAGATGGAGAACAGTCCGTTCCATGTTCAGGGAATGGAGAGCTC GTCGCTCACTCTGCCGCTTCTGTGGCACTGATCCATGCCAAGCAAAGCGAGCTTCATGGAAGCGCTTCGAACCACGTGTGTGGAATGTAGTGGATTTCGAAAAGCGTGCCCATGCTATGAAGATGTTCAGCCAAGGGCTTGAGCTGTCAGTAGACTTGACAAAGGAGCTCCCCCGCGATGAATTATATTGGGCAAGGAAGTACCGCGACTATTTCGAGGAGGAACATTTGGCTCTGTTCCCGCTTTGTGTTCAGCGTCAAATCAACGCCTGGTACCCACTGCCTTACTAG
- the LOC138312773 gene encoding uncharacterized protein, with protein sequence MDIKLFLIFLVIICVVQQGPVAYRGITCVEPEPGYTKIILNYLTARDFPKACPTHGYLLLTIGNEVFYTMLRGIVSLMIVYAYVYAPLIGKRTKQRWRTVRSMFREWRARRSLCRFCGTDPCQAKRASWKRFEPRVWNVVDFEKRAHAMKMFSQGLELSVDLTKELPRDELYWARKYRDYFEEEHLALFPLCVQRQINAWYPLPY encoded by the exons ATGGATATCAAacttttcttgattttcttgGTAATCATTTGCGTCGTGCAGCAAGGCCCTGTCGCTTATCGAGGCATTACATG CGTGGAGCCCGAACCaggatatacaaaaataatcttaaattatCTCACCGCCAGAGACTTTCCGAAAGCCTGTCCAACGCATGGCTATCTGCTGTTG acgATCGGAAATGAGGTGTTTTATACCATGCTACGTGGAATTGTTTCTCTGATGATTGTTTACGCATATGTCTATGCACCACTGATTGGAAAGCGCACCAAGCAAAGATGGAGAACAGTCCGTTCCATGTTCAGGGAATGGAGAGCTC GTCGCTCACTCTGCCGCTTCTGTGGCACTGATCCATGCCAAGCAAAGCGAGCTTCATGGAAGCGCTTCGAACCACGTGTGTGGAATGTAGTGGATTTCGAAAAGCGTGCCCATGCTATGAAGATGTTCAGCCAAGGGCTTGAGCTGTCAGTAGACTTGACAAAGGAGCTCCCCCGCGATGAATTATATTGGGCAAGGAAGTACCGCGACTATTTCGAGGAGGAACATTTGGCTCTGTTCCCGCTTTGTGTTCAGCGTCAAATCAACGCCTGGTACCCACTGCCTTACTAG